Genomic DNA from Thermus amyloliquefaciens:
TGGGTGAAGGCCTCCGTCCCCGCGCTTCCCCCCAGGTCCGGCGGGGGGGTTTCCAGGAGGGCCTGGGCCACGGCCTCCTCCACCCTCCTTGCCAGCTCCACCAGGCCAAAGGCGTGCTCCAGCATCATGGCGGCGGAGAGGATGGCGGCGGTGGGGTTGGCGATGCCCTTGCCGGCGATGTCCGGGGCGGAGCCGTGCACCGGCTCAAAGACCGGGGTGCCCCGCCCCAAGGAGGCGGAGGGGAGAAGCCCCAGGGAGCCGGGAAGCACCGAGGCCAGGTCGGAGAGGATGTCCCCGAAGATGTTCCCCGTCACCACCACGTCAAAGCGGGCGGGGTTCCTCACCAGGTGCATGGCCATGGCGTCCACGTACTGGTGCTCCAAGGCCACATCGGGATAGCCCTGGCCCACCTCCTCCACCGTCTTCCGCCAGAACTCCCCCACCTCGAGGACGTTGGCCTTGTCCACGCTGGTGAGGTGCCTCCTGCGCTTTCTTGCGGCCTCAAAGGCCACCTTGGCCACCCGCTCCACCTCCGGCTTGCTGTAGCGCTCCGTGTTCCAGGCCTCGGCCTCGGACATGCCCCTGGGCTCCCCGAAGTAGATGCCCCCGGTGAGCTCCCGGACGATGAGCACGTCCACCCCCCGGGCCACCTCCTCCTTTAGGGGGGAAAGCCTCTCCAGCCCGGGGAAGACCTTGGCCGGGCGCAGGTTGGCGAAGAGGTCCTGGCTCTTCCTCAGGGCCAGGAGCCCCGTTTCCGGGCGGATCCTACGGGGAAGGTGGTCCCACCTGGGCCCCCCCACGCTCCCCAGGAGGACGGCCTCCGCCGCCTCCACCCCCTTCCGGGTCGCCTCAGGAAAGGGTTCCCCATGGGCGTCAATGGCGGCCCCGCCAAAGGGGTAAACCTGGTAACTCAGGCCCAGGCCATGGGCCTCGTCCAGGGCCTTTAGGACCTTTAGGGCCGCCTCCGTCACCTCGGGGCCGATCCCGTCCCCCGGAAGCACCGCCACCCTCATTCCGACCTCCTGGGGTAGGGGAGCTTGCGGTCAAACTCGTCCAGAAGGCTTCCCGCTTCCAAAAGCTCCCCAATGGGGTCCCAAAGCCCCTGCGTCAGCGCCTCCCGCGCCGCCTCCGGCAGGGCAAGGGGGGCCACCCGTCCGCCAAAGC
This window encodes:
- the leuB gene encoding 3-isopropylmalate dehydrogenase, producing the protein MRVAVLPGDGIGPEVTEAALKVLKALDEAHGLGLSYQVYPFGGAAIDAHGEPFPEATRKGVEAAEAVLLGSVGGPRWDHLPRRIRPETGLLALRKSQDLFANLRPAKVFPGLERLSPLKEEVARGVDVLIVRELTGGIYFGEPRGMSEAEAWNTERYSKPEVERVAKVAFEAARKRRRHLTSVDKANVLEVGEFWRKTVEEVGQGYPDVALEHQYVDAMAMHLVRNPARFDVVVTGNIFGDILSDLASVLPGSLGLLPSASLGRGTPVFEPVHGSAPDIAGKGIANPTAAILSAAMMLEHAFGLVELARRVEEAVAQALLETPPPDLGGSAGTEAFTQEVLRRLK